In the genome of Chryseobacterium sp. 52, the window TGTAGATTTTTCCAAACCCGGAGCTTTTGCTACCAATTTCTATGGAGAAGCCGTGTATAACGGAAAAGCATTCAGTATGGGCGCTGCATTCCTTGCTGAATTTTTGTTAACCGCTTTCTTCCTTATTGTGATTATGGGAGCTACAGACAAATGGGCTAACGGTAAATTTGCAGGCATCGCTATTGGTCTTGCTCTAACGCTGATTCACCTTATTTCTATTCCTATCACGAATACTTCTGTAAACCCGGCAAGATCGCTTTCACAGGCAGTATTTACGGGTGGACTAGCGATGTCACAGCTTTGGCTGTTCTGGGTTGCTCCTATTGCAGGAGGAATCGTAGGAGGATTAATCTACAAGTTTTTACTTCAGAGAGATACCGCTGAAATTACTGATTAATATCAATTCTGATATCAATATAAAATCCTGTCAAGTGGCAGGATTTTTTTATTTTATTTTTTTGATGTCAAAAGGATTTTTGAAAATAAGCTCTTCCTGTTTTCCTTTGATCTCCATTTTACGCTGAAGTAAGTTCAGAGCCATTTTACGGATAAAAAGATCTTTATCATTCAGTTTCCAATAAGAATCTTCATGTACTCTTTTAGGTTGACGTATGAGATAGAACTCCGTTTCCCAGGTGTCTGCATTGTGGTAGAATTCAATAATTCCGCAATGTTCCGGAATCACGGCATGCTCTATCATCCCCATAGGAAGCAGAAAACTGAAAGCATTACAGA includes:
- the aqpZ gene encoding aquaporin Z: MKKLFAEFFGTFWLVFGGCGSAVFAAGVPDIGIGLLGVALAFGLTVLTMAYAVGHISGGHFNPAVSFGLLAGGRFSAKDLIPYIVAQCLGAVVAAGCLYVILNGSGAVDFSKPGAFATNFYGEAVYNGKAFSMGAAFLAEFLLTAFFLIVIMGATDKWANGKFAGIAIGLALTLIHLISIPITNTSVNPARSLSQAVFTGGLAMSQLWLFWVAPIAGGIVGGLIYKFLLQRDTAEITD